The following proteins are encoded in a genomic region of Sneathiella marina:
- a CDS encoding TolC family outer membrane protein: protein MNKMALTVASVIAVILPLSGVSAETLNEALAATYQNNPTLQAQRASVRGVDEDVSQALSGWRPEVIATANASAQHSNTNITNNPGGSKDTTPTQAALTVSQPVYTGGITTATTKSAEASVLAARESLLSTEQTIFQQAVSAYVNVLSDTAVVELNNNNTTVLRRQLEAAQDRFEVGEITRTDVAQAEARLADSISNLIQSEGNLRSTRANFERIVGKAPEDLVIPVIPTDFPESEDAALITALENHPDIKTAKFNEESSRHNIRATSGQLLPVISVDGTLAHGNEVSGSGSWANTASIGAFLTVPLYQSGSVYSQVRQARQINSQRMQEIEEAVRLIRESVVQSWEQLETARSRIGSNQEAVRANTIALEGVEQEAQVGSRTTLDVLNAEQELLDSKVNLVLAQRDQYVAVYNVVASIGKLNARDLQLNVDYYDPAANYDRVRGKWVGTDGGLD, encoded by the coding sequence ATGAATAAAATGGCCTTAACCGTTGCGTCAGTTATTGCGGTAATCTTACCGTTATCTGGCGTGAGCGCCGAGACGCTGAATGAAGCGCTGGCAGCAACCTATCAGAACAATCCGACCTTGCAAGCACAGCGGGCAAGTGTCCGCGGTGTCGATGAAGATGTTTCCCAGGCGCTTTCTGGATGGCGCCCGGAAGTCATTGCAACTGCGAATGCTTCGGCACAACATAGCAATACGAATATCACCAATAACCCTGGTGGCAGCAAGGATACAACACCAACACAGGCAGCGTTGACTGTTTCGCAACCTGTTTATACAGGTGGCATTACGACAGCGACGACCAAATCCGCGGAAGCCTCTGTGCTGGCCGCGCGTGAATCACTTCTGTCAACCGAGCAGACGATTTTTCAGCAGGCTGTATCTGCTTATGTGAATGTTTTGAGTGATACCGCGGTTGTCGAGTTGAACAATAATAATACGACAGTTCTCCGGCGCCAGCTGGAAGCTGCGCAAGACCGGTTTGAAGTCGGTGAAATTACACGGACTGATGTGGCGCAGGCCGAAGCCCGGCTGGCCGACTCGATCTCGAATTTGATCCAGTCAGAAGGGAATTTGAGATCAACCCGAGCTAATTTCGAACGTATCGTTGGTAAGGCGCCGGAAGATTTGGTAATTCCCGTAATTCCGACTGATTTTCCGGAATCCGAAGATGCCGCATTGATCACAGCGCTTGAAAACCATCCTGATATAAAAACGGCAAAATTTAACGAAGAAAGTTCGCGGCATAATATTCGCGCGACCTCCGGTCAGCTTCTACCAGTAATTTCGGTGGACGGGACTTTGGCGCATGGCAACGAAGTGTCGGGAAGCGGGTCTTGGGCCAATACCGCGAGTATCGGCGCTTTTTTGACCGTGCCGCTTTATCAGTCCGGGTCCGTTTACAGCCAGGTTCGGCAGGCACGTCAGATTAACAGCCAGCGGATGCAGGAAATAGAAGAAGCGGTTCGCCTCATTCGCGAAAGCGTTGTTCAATCCTGGGAGCAGCTGGAAACAGCCCGGTCCAGAATTGGTTCCAACCAGGAAGCAGTTCGCGCCAACACCATTGCATTGGAAGGTGTTGAGCAGGAAGCCCAGGTTGGCTCCCGGACGACTTTGGATGTCTTAAACGCTGAACAGGAACTCCTCGATAGTAAAGTTAATCTGGTGCTCGCACAACGGGACCAGTATGTCGCGGTTTATAATGTTGTCGCCTCTATCGGTAAACTGAACGCACGGGATCTCCAACTTAATGTGGATTACTATGATCCTGCTGCCAACTATGACCGCGTTCGGGGTAAATGGGTCGGGACAGACGGCGGCCTGGATTAA
- a CDS encoding YqaE/Pmp3 family membrane protein translates to MRLILALLLPFIVFFTIGRPFQGIFCLILQITLIGWIPAAIWAVYALSQYNTDKKIAEAHGD, encoded by the coding sequence ATGAGACTAATTTTAGCCCTGCTCCTTCCCTTCATTGTGTTCTTCACGATCGGCAGACCTTTTCAAGGTATATTCTGCCTGATTTTGCAGATAACCCTAATTGGATGGATACCGGCGGCTATTTGGGCTGTTTACGCGCTAAGCCAATATAATACTGACAAGAAAATCGCCGAAGCCCATGGCGATTAG
- a CDS encoding DUF2497 domain-containing protein: MSDQKTEQEPTMEEILASIRRIISEDGEEETEGQEAGAEITEEAEPEIEAAPEPEPEPEVASEPEPEPEPEAEVASEPEPEPEPEVASEPEPEPEPEIDEEDILELTEEIQEEIAAAEEEIELGADSEIEEEADVEDDTEAEPETAATENLSTNSLLADPTIAATTSAFANLAGAVASSRGLQMGNNATLEEMVKDMVRPILKEWLDQNLPQIVQRIVEREVSKLADRADEDE, translated from the coding sequence ATGAGTGATCAGAAAACAGAACAAGAACCGACGATGGAAGAGATATTAGCTTCCATTCGCCGTATCATTTCTGAAGATGGCGAAGAAGAAACAGAAGGTCAGGAAGCTGGCGCTGAAATCACGGAAGAAGCAGAGCCGGAAATAGAAGCAGCACCAGAGCCAGAGCCAGAGCCGGAGGTTGCGTCAGAACCGGAACCTGAGCCGGAACCAGAAGCTGAAGTTGCTTCTGAGCCAGAACCAGAACCGGAACCAGAAGTGGCGTCAGAGCCAGAACCAGAGCCGGAACCCGAAATCGACGAGGAAGACATTTTGGAACTGACTGAGGAAATTCAGGAAGAAATAGCGGCCGCCGAGGAAGAAATTGAACTGGGCGCTGATTCCGAGATTGAAGAAGAAGCCGATGTCGAAGACGACACGGAAGCCGAGCCGGAAACGGCTGCAACAGAAAATCTTTCAACCAACAGCCTGCTGGCTGATCCAACAATCGCTGCAACCACTTCCGCTTTCGCCAATCTGGCTGGCGCGGTTGCCTCTTCACGGGGACTACAAATGGGTAACAATGCTACACTCGAAGAAATGGTCAAAGATATGGTCCGGCCAATTTTGAAAGAATGGCTTGATCAAAACCTCCCGCAGATTGTTCAGCGTATTGTGGAACGTGAAGTGAGCAAGCTTGCCGATCGTGCAGACGAAGACGAATAA
- a CDS encoding crotonase/enoyl-CoA hydratase family protein — protein MKKVLFEKDGRIGRITLNRPDVMNAIDDDLPQELSEAVAKADADRDIHVMILSGNGPAFCAGYDLTYYAEGNGKNEITQKMPWDPMQDYAFMWQNTQHFMSLWRAMKPVICKVHGFAVAGGSDIALCADVTIMGDTAKIGYMPARVWGCPTTAMWVYRLGAEKAKRMLLTGDKIDGREAAAMGLVLKSVPDDTLDAEVEAMAERMATVPINQLTMQKMVINQAVEASGMESTQRLATIFDGITRHSPEGLNFKHRSENVGWKQAVRERDGGTYDWTEDRPINPKG, from the coding sequence ATGAAGAAGGTTCTGTTTGAGAAAGATGGTCGTATCGGACGCATTACTTTAAATCGCCCGGATGTTATGAATGCCATTGATGATGATCTGCCGCAGGAGTTGTCCGAGGCTGTCGCGAAGGCCGATGCGGATCGGGATATCCATGTCATGATTCTCTCCGGCAATGGTCCTGCCTTCTGCGCTGGATATGACCTGACTTACTATGCGGAGGGGAATGGCAAAAATGAAATCACTCAGAAAATGCCGTGGGACCCCATGCAGGATTACGCCTTTATGTGGCAAAATACCCAGCATTTCATGTCGCTCTGGCGGGCTATGAAGCCGGTGATATGTAAAGTCCATGGATTTGCTGTTGCCGGAGGGTCAGATATTGCCCTTTGCGCGGATGTGACGATCATGGGGGACACCGCGAAAATCGGATATATGCCGGCGCGGGTTTGGGGATGCCCGACGACGGCCATGTGGGTGTATCGCCTGGGGGCGGAAAAAGCAAAACGCATGCTATTGACGGGCGATAAAATTGATGGCCGTGAGGCGGCCGCCATGGGATTGGTTCTTAAATCCGTGCCCGATGATACATTGGATGCCGAAGTTGAAGCCATGGCCGAGCGCATGGCGACTGTTCCCATAAATCAGCTGACAATGCAGAAAATGGTGATTAATCAGGCGGTCGAAGCATCGGGAATGGAAAGCACCCAGCGTCTGGCGACGATTTTTGACGGTATCACGCGGCATTCTCCTGAGGGTCTGAATTTCAAGCATCGAAGTGAAAATGTCGGTTGGAAACAGGCAGTTCGCGAACGGGACGGCGGGACGTATGACTGGACGGAGGATCGACCCATAAATCCAAAGGGATAA
- a CDS encoding class II aldolase/adducin family protein — protein MGIQQAIRINSMSLDEWQARVDLAACYRLIAHFGMDDLIYTHISARIPGPEDHFLLNPFGLLYEEVTASNLVKVDLNGTIIDPAEEEINPAGFIIHSCVHEARTDIACVIHTHTVAGVGVAAQSEGLLPLSQTALLYTGLIGYHEYEGLALNPEEQARLLADLGDDKQILFLRNHGLLTCGRSIPEAFIMMYYIEQACRMQIAAQAGNGLHLPSKDVQDLAHAQAMTGLGAPIGSREFAALKRRLDRLGADYAR, from the coding sequence ATGGGAATTCAACAAGCCATCCGCATCAACAGCATGTCCCTTGACGAATGGCAGGCCCGCGTCGACCTGGCTGCCTGCTATCGCCTGATCGCCCATTTCGGCATGGATGACCTGATTTACACTCATATCTCCGCCAGGATCCCCGGGCCAGAGGACCATTTTCTGCTCAACCCGTTTGGCTTGCTGTATGAGGAAGTCACCGCTTCCAATCTGGTTAAGGTGGATTTGAACGGAACGATCATTGATCCGGCGGAAGAGGAGATTAACCCCGCCGGCTTTATTATCCATTCCTGCGTGCATGAAGCCCGCACCGATATTGCCTGTGTGATCCATACCCATACGGTTGCCGGTGTGGGGGTTGCCGCGCAAAGTGAGGGGCTTCTGCCCCTCAGCCAGACAGCCCTGCTCTATACCGGCCTGATCGGATATCATGAGTATGAGGGGCTTGCCCTCAATCCCGAAGAGCAGGCCCGACTGCTCGCCGATCTGGGAGATGACAAACAAATATTATTCCTGCGCAATCATGGCCTGCTCACCTGCGGGCGCAGTATCCCGGAGGCCTTTATCATGATGTATTACATTGAGCAGGCCTGCCGCATGCAAATCGCCGCGCAAGCGGGCAACGGCCTCCATCTGCCGTCAAAGGATGTCCAGGACCTGGCCCATGCGCAAGCCATGACCGGCCTCGGCGCCCCCATCGGTTCCCGCGAGTTCGCGGCGCTCAAGCGCCGGCTCGACAGGCTTGGCGCCGACTACGCCCGGTGA
- a CDS encoding VOC family protein, with amino-acid sequence MPKQAQLDHAVINVGFDMDQAAQIFSNLGFHLTERGYHSLGSINHLMMFGTDYLELIGLPAESKGSPAGRPDIANAPPGLNGLVFKTDSAQGNLDILETLGIAAGPTKSFTRPVSLPDGEVEASFTTTHVKGGTFPGGRVYFCEHHTPDVVWRPEWQDHANGAQAITDFVIASTSPDQEAGKFSALLETEIKQDGEVRTLVMDGATLTILSPEAYGARFGALACSLNGRASIFGALKIRTRSLDAVRQVLTELKTPLPMEDNQTRILIHEPTFDSLFEFTE; translated from the coding sequence ATGCCGAAACAGGCACAGCTGGACCATGCGGTCATCAATGTTGGTTTTGACATGGATCAGGCCGCTCAGATTTTTTCAAACCTCGGATTTCACCTGACGGAGCGCGGATATCATTCCCTCGGGTCCATCAATCATCTGATGATGTTTGGCACCGACTATCTGGAACTGATCGGCCTGCCGGCGGAAAGTAAAGGGAGCCCCGCCGGGCGGCCGGATATTGCCAATGCTCCGCCAGGGTTGAACGGCCTTGTTTTCAAGACCGACAGCGCGCAAGGTAATCTGGATATTCTTGAGACATTGGGCATTGCCGCGGGACCAACCAAATCCTTTACCCGCCCGGTCAGCCTGCCAGACGGTGAGGTAGAGGCCAGCTTCACCACGACCCATGTCAAAGGCGGGACATTTCCGGGTGGCCGCGTTTATTTCTGTGAACATCATACGCCTGACGTTGTCTGGCGGCCGGAGTGGCAAGACCATGCCAACGGCGCCCAGGCCATTACTGATTTTGTTATCGCCTCAACCTCACCCGATCAGGAAGCGGGGAAATTTTCCGCCCTGCTCGAGACTGAAATCAAGCAGGATGGAGAGGTCAGGACACTCGTAATGGACGGTGCCACTTTGACTATTCTGTCCCCGGAGGCGTACGGGGCAAGGTTCGGTGCCCTCGCCTGTTCCCTCAATGGCAGAGCGTCAATTTTCGGCGCATTGAAAATTCGCACGCGCAGTCTTGATGCCGTCAGACAGGTTCTGACTGAGCTGAAAACACCCCTCCCCATGGAGGATAACCAGACCCGTATTCTCATCCATGAGCCGACCTTCGATAGTCTGTTCGAATTCACGGAATAG
- a CDS encoding valine--tRNA ligase, with protein sequence MLDKSYRPQEVEGKLYSKWMEQGAFSCGRADSDDAFTIVIPPPNVTGSLHMGHALNNTLQDVLVRFERMRGKDVLWQPGMDHAGIATQMVVERQLAEKGISRHDLGREAFVDKVWEWKGESGGLIFEQLKRLGATCDWERERFTMDDGLSVAVRKVFVQLFKEGLIYRDKRLVNWDPQFHTAISDLEVEQREVNGHMWHFRYPVEGEDGRFITVATTRPETMLGDTGIAVHPEDERYGDLVGKFAILPIVGRRIPIVADDYADPEQGSGAVKITPAHDFNDYEVGKRAGLEVINIMDENAHLNDAVPAEYQGLERFAARKKVVAEIEKLGLLEKIDDHPHTVPYGDRSGVVIEPLLTDQWFADAATLAQPAIRAVENGSTEFVPAKWTNTYYDWMRNIQPWCISRQLWWGHRIPAWFGPDGKFFVEETEEEAIAAAEAHYGHTEPLIRDEDVLDTWFSSALWPFSTLGWPEKTPELAKYYQTDVLVTGFDIIFFWVARMMMMGLHFTDEAPFHTVYIHALVRDEHGAKMSKSKGNVVDPLDLIDSYGADALRFFLSVSAAQGRDVSLSEQRVEGYRNFATKLWNAARFCEMNECAIPQEFDPFAVEQPVNQWIIGEVVKCEEAVRAALESYRFNDASNAIYAFTWNVFCDWYLEFAKLPFQGDDAKAKSETKATAAWTLDQILKILHPFMPFVTEEIWGNLGVERATDLIVSDWPVYPNYAMTSAQDEMDWVQELIAGVRAVRSEMNVPAGAKVPLIFNDGNAEQNQWLGRNWAIIARMARLESKSIDTEFPKGALQFVLGGATVGLPLAEAMDVSAERDRLAKEIGNLNGYMMGLNKKLGNEKFVANAPVDVVAGEKAKLADAEVKLAKLNDAAARLAEL encoded by the coding sequence ATGCTGGACAAATCTTATCGACCCCAAGAGGTCGAAGGAAAGCTCTATTCAAAATGGATGGAGCAAGGCGCGTTCTCTTGTGGACGCGCAGATTCTGATGACGCCTTTACAATTGTCATTCCACCGCCGAATGTGACAGGCAGCCTTCATATGGGGCATGCCCTCAATAACACACTTCAAGACGTGCTTGTCCGATTTGAACGGATGCGCGGTAAGGATGTTCTCTGGCAGCCAGGCATGGATCATGCCGGTATTGCCACGCAGATGGTTGTCGAACGGCAGCTGGCGGAAAAAGGGATTTCCCGTCATGATCTGGGCCGCGAGGCTTTCGTCGATAAAGTCTGGGAATGGAAAGGCGAATCTGGCGGGCTGATTTTCGAACAGCTTAAGCGACTGGGGGCAACTTGCGATTGGGAGCGCGAGCGGTTTACCATGGATGACGGATTATCTGTCGCCGTTCGCAAGGTATTCGTGCAACTTTTCAAAGAGGGACTGATTTATCGCGACAAGCGCCTGGTAAACTGGGATCCGCAATTTCATACAGCTATTTCTGACCTGGAAGTTGAGCAACGTGAAGTGAACGGCCATATGTGGCATTTCCGATATCCGGTTGAGGGAGAGGACGGACGTTTCATTACCGTGGCGACAACGCGACCGGAGACCATGCTCGGGGATACAGGCATCGCTGTTCATCCAGAGGATGAGCGATATGGGGACCTTGTTGGCAAGTTCGCCATTTTACCGATTGTCGGACGCCGAATTCCCATAGTCGCAGATGATTATGCGGATCCGGAGCAGGGTTCCGGCGCTGTTAAAATAACGCCGGCACATGATTTTAATGATTATGAAGTTGGGAAGCGCGCGGGTCTTGAGGTCATCAATATAATGGATGAAAACGCCCATTTGAATGATGCCGTTCCCGCGGAATATCAGGGGTTGGAACGCTTCGCTGCCCGCAAAAAAGTCGTTGCGGAAATAGAAAAACTCGGCCTGCTGGAGAAAATTGACGATCACCCGCATACTGTTCCCTATGGTGATCGGTCCGGTGTTGTCATTGAACCGCTGTTGACGGATCAATGGTTCGCGGACGCGGCGACATTGGCGCAACCGGCAATACGAGCCGTTGAAAATGGCAGCACAGAATTTGTGCCGGCCAAATGGACCAATACCTATTATGACTGGATGCGCAATATTCAGCCCTGGTGCATATCCCGCCAGCTTTGGTGGGGACACCGGATCCCGGCTTGGTTCGGACCTGACGGTAAGTTCTTTGTGGAAGAGACCGAGGAAGAGGCAATTGCGGCTGCCGAGGCTCACTATGGCCATACGGAACCGCTGATCCGCGACGAAGATGTGCTGGATACCTGGTTTTCGTCCGCCCTTTGGCCTTTCTCCACCCTCGGATGGCCCGAGAAAACACCGGAACTGGCGAAATACTATCAAACAGATGTCCTGGTAACCGGATTTGACATTATCTTCTTCTGGGTTGCAAGAATGATGATGATGGGTTTGCATTTCACAGATGAAGCGCCCTTCCATACTGTCTATATCCATGCGTTGGTCCGGGATGAGCATGGCGCCAAAATGTCTAAATCAAAAGGCAATGTGGTGGACCCGCTGGACCTCATAGATAGCTATGGGGCGGATGCATTGCGTTTTTTCCTGTCAGTCAGCGCTGCGCAGGGGCGCGATGTCAGCTTGTCTGAACAGCGGGTTGAAGGATATCGCAATTTTGCCACCAAATTATGGAACGCGGCCCGCTTTTGCGAGATGAATGAATGCGCTATACCGCAGGAATTTGATCCGTTTGCTGTCGAGCAGCCCGTCAATCAATGGATCATTGGTGAAGTGGTTAAGTGCGAGGAAGCCGTTCGGGCCGCATTGGAAAGCTATCGTTTTAACGACGCCTCCAACGCAATCTATGCCTTCACCTGGAATGTGTTTTGTGACTGGTATCTTGAGTTCGCAAAACTACCCTTTCAAGGCGACGATGCGAAAGCCAAATCGGAAACGAAAGCCACCGCAGCTTGGACACTGGATCAAATTTTGAAAATCCTGCATCCCTTTATGCCTTTTGTGACCGAAGAAATCTGGGGCAACCTCGGTGTTGAGCGTGCCACAGATTTAATCGTCTCGGATTGGCCTGTTTATCCCAACTACGCCATGACATCGGCGCAGGACGAGATGGACTGGGTCCAGGAATTGATTGCGGGTGTTCGTGCCGTGCGGAGTGAAATGAATGTTCCGGCAGGCGCTAAGGTCCCGCTCATTTTCAATGACGGCAACGCGGAACAAAATCAATGGCTGGGTCGCAACTGGGCAATTATCGCGCGGATGGCCCGGCTTGAGAGTAAGTCGATCGACACGGAATTTCCAAAAGGGGCATTGCAGTTTGTTCTTGGCGGTGCAACCGTCGGCTTACCATTGGCCGAAGCTATGGATGTCAGTGCAGAACGGGACCGCCTGGCGAAGGAGATTGGGAACCTGAACGGCTATATGATGGGGCTGAACAAAAAACTCGGAAACGAAAAGTTTGTTGCCAACGCACCGGTAGATGTTGTCGCCGGTGAGAAAGCCAAATTGGCAGATGCAGAAGTCAAACTGGCGAAGCTCAACGATGCAGCAGCTCGGCTTGCCGAACTCTAG
- a CDS encoding protein-L-isoaspartate O-methyltransferase family protein — protein sequence MITEKYAEARHHMVLSQLRPNQVTSDRVANAMDTVPREEFVPKNLRSVAYLDEDLEVAPGRFVVEPRVFARLLQEADVKSTDVVLDIGAGTGYSSAVLGHLAQAVVAIDKDPELVAKASETLNKLECDNVAIVEGELAEGNKKHGPYNVIHINGAIDVVPVSLLEQLADDGRLVCVLGGNPGTATVYTRTGESFFPRKAFDASVPVLKDLAQPVTFEF from the coding sequence ATGATAACCGAAAAATATGCCGAAGCGCGCCATCATATGGTGTTGAGTCAATTGCGTCCCAATCAGGTGACGAGTGACCGTGTTGCCAATGCCATGGATACTGTCCCCCGGGAAGAATTTGTTCCAAAAAACCTGCGGAGCGTCGCGTATCTGGATGAAGATCTGGAAGTGGCGCCCGGGCGTTTCGTGGTTGAGCCCCGTGTCTTTGCCAGGCTCCTGCAGGAAGCTGATGTAAAGAGTACGGATGTGGTTTTGGATATCGGGGCAGGTACCGGATATTCCTCAGCCGTGCTCGGTCATTTGGCGCAGGCTGTTGTTGCAATTGATAAAGACCCGGAACTGGTTGCGAAAGCATCGGAAACCTTAAACAAGCTGGAATGCGATAATGTCGCCATTGTTGAAGGTGAGCTGGCAGAGGGGAACAAAAAACACGGTCCGTACAATGTCATCCATATAAACGGGGCGATCGATGTTGTGCCTGTGAGCCTGCTTGAACAGCTGGCAGATGATGGGCGTCTGGTTTGCGTTTTGGGCGGTAACCCGGGGACGGCGACTGTTTATACACGGACCGGGGAGAGTTTTTTTCCGCGCAAAGCGTTTGATGCGTCAGTTCCTGTATTGAAGGATTTGGCTCAGCCGGTGACGTTTGAATTTTGA